In the Manis javanica isolate MJ-LG chromosome 12, MJ_LKY, whole genome shotgun sequence genome, one interval contains:
- the DKK4 gene encoding dickkopf-related protein 4: MVVVVLLGLSCFWAPLGALVLDFNNIKSSADLPGARKGSQCSSDKDCNARKFCLKPQDEKPFCATCRGLWRRCQHSAACCPGTLCVNDVCTSVEDAMPILERQTDDQEDTDTQETTGHPTQENKPKRKPNIKKAQGSKGQEGESCLRTLDCGAGLCCARHFWTKICKPVLLEGQVCSRRGHKDSAQAPEIFQRCDCGPGLVCRNQVTGKRQHARLRVCQKI; encoded by the exons ATGGTGGTAGTGGTCCTGCTGGGGCTCAGCTGCTTCTGGGCTCCCCTGGGTGCTCTGGTTCTGGATTTCAACAACATCAAGAGCTCCGCTGACCTGCCAGGCGCTCGGAAG GGTTCACAGTGCTCGTCTGACAAGGACTGTAATGCCAGGAAGTTCTGCCTCAAGCCTCAAGATGAGAAGCCATTCTGTGCCACATGTCGCGGCCTCTGGCGGAGGTGCCAGCATAGTGCCGCGTGCTGCCCAGGGACGCTCTGCGTGAACG ATGTTTGTACCTCGGTGGAAGATGCAATGCCAATACTGGAAAGGCAGACCGATGACCAAGAAGACACAGACACCCAAGAAACAACTGGGCATCCAACTCAGGAAAACAAACCCAAAAGGAAGCCAAATATTAAGAAAGCACAAGGCAGTAAGG GACAAGAGGGAGAAAGCTGTCTTAGAACTTTGGACTGCGGTGCTGGACTTTGCTGTGCTCGTCATTTTTGGACTAAAATTTGCAAACCAGTCCTACTGGAGGGACAGGTCTGCTCTAGGAGAGGGCATAAAGATTCTGCTCAAGCTCCAGAAATCTTCCAGCGTTGTGACTGTGGTCCTGGACTGGTATGTCGGAATCAAGTGACTGGCAAACGGCAACATGCACGGTTAAGAGTATGCCAAAAAATCTAA